The following proteins are encoded in a genomic region of Oncorhynchus keta strain PuntledgeMale-10-30-2019 chromosome 35, Oket_V2, whole genome shotgun sequence:
- the LOC118368865 gene encoding potential E3 ubiquitin-protein ligase ariadne-2-like produces the protein MGNSKTTQCQKKEKQEKEKCYDPGDKTLKFVNRDDDIIGGVIYESLRAEMSCGHAVTPESLTGWCLSLLDKKKCTFICPASREDGEMCGAEWSYTEVRKLALLTPEEMKKFEETMADLVSAQNSYKSCPGCNSYVARTDLSNLRVHCTVCSAEKGQLYEFCWLCLQQWKGSQLSSDHCDNDDCMIDLELLKTCPTVTFADVQGVTGCPSTRACPTCGALLEHDKTGCKNIECKNCNKEFCFVCLKLTIECLKTSKYFIGCSAGVAPRQTSIPSWSDK, from the exons ATGGGGAACAGCAAAACAACCCAATGCCAGAAGAAAGAGAAGCAGGAGAAAGAGAAATGTTATGACCCCGGAGACAAGACACTCAAGTTTGTGAACAGAGATGACGACATTA TTGGCGGGGTTATATATGAGTCTCTGAGGGCAGAGATGTCCTGTGGTCACGCTGTCACCCCAGAGTCATTGACCGGATGGTGCCTCAGCCTACTCGACAAG AAAAAGTGCACATTCATTTGCCCTGCATCACGTGAAGATGGTGAAATGTGTGGTGCGGAGTGGTCTTACACAGAAGTGCGTAAACTGGCTCTTCTGACTCCTGAGGAGATGAAGAAATTTGAGGAGACAATGGCTGACTTGGTTTCAGCCCAGAACTCTTACAAATCG TGTCCAGGCTGCAACTCATATGTTGCAAGGACTGACCTCTCCAACCTGAGAGTCCACTGCACAGTGTGCTCAGCAGAAAAAGGCCAGCTGTACGAGTTCTGCTGGCTGTGCCTGCAGCAGTGGAAAGGTTCACAACTGAGTTCTGACCACTGTGACAACGATGACTGCATGATTGATCTGGAACTGCTGAAGACCTGCCCTACTGTCACTTTTGCTGATGTCCAGGGTGTCACCGGCTGCCCATCCACACGTGCCTGTCCCACCTGTGGTGCATTGTTAGAACACGATAAGACTGGCTGTAAAAATATAGAATGCAAGAATTGCAATAAAGAGTTCTGTTTTGTTTGCCTTAAGCTCACAATTGAGTGCTTGAAGACCAGCAAATACTTCATAGGCTGCTCTGCTGGTGTGGCCCCCAGGCAGACTTCTATACCCTCATGGAGTGATAAATAA